Proteins from a single region of Nocardiopsis dassonvillei subsp. dassonvillei DSM 43111:
- a CDS encoding activator-dependent family glycosyltransferase, whose translation MRVLLASYAEKTHFIGMVSLAWALRAAGHEVRVASQPGLAGFLRSAGLPAVPVGRDHLLRERFELVTQWGEGDAPGLFDVGESWPGDLSWDEMRWGLRDTAAWWWRMVNDPMLEDLVAFCREWRPDLVVWEATTFAAPVAAEACGAAHVRFLWSLDLFAAMREQYLRHMERQPPQERDDPLAAWLGDRAARHGVDFSETLVRGQATLDYLPASLGVPAPTGARRLPIRYVPYNGRAVVPDWLRTPPTRPRVCLSVGSSTTEWFGGYTFSLAEVVRGLGELDAEVVATLPPEEEAALGAVPDNVRLVGYAPLHVLAPTCDVMITHAGPGTLCSGLSHGVPQLLVPGPRLDAPLLARLVEREGAGLVVPSGEAGADSVRDATRRLLEDPSHAEAARRLRGEMAAMPSPAEAVRGLPRVLEGLGASV comes from the coding sequence TTGCGTGTACTACTCGCCTCCTACGCGGAGAAGACGCACTTCATCGGCATGGTGTCCCTGGCGTGGGCGCTGCGCGCCGCCGGGCACGAGGTGCGCGTCGCCAGCCAGCCCGGACTGGCGGGGTTCCTGAGGAGTGCGGGTCTGCCCGCCGTCCCGGTCGGGCGGGACCACCTGCTGCGCGAGCGGTTCGAGCTGGTGACGCAGTGGGGCGAGGGCGACGCCCCGGGGCTGTTCGACGTGGGGGAGAGCTGGCCCGGCGACCTGTCCTGGGACGAGATGCGCTGGGGCCTGCGCGACACCGCGGCCTGGTGGTGGCGCATGGTGAACGACCCGATGCTGGAGGACCTGGTCGCCTTCTGCCGCGAGTGGCGCCCCGACCTGGTCGTGTGGGAGGCGACGACGTTCGCGGCCCCCGTCGCCGCGGAGGCGTGCGGTGCGGCGCACGTGCGCTTCCTGTGGAGCCTGGACCTGTTCGCCGCGATGCGCGAACAGTACCTGCGCCACATGGAACGACAGCCCCCACAGGAACGCGACGACCCCCTCGCCGCATGGCTGGGCGACCGCGCCGCCCGCCACGGCGTCGACTTCTCCGAAACCCTCGTCCGCGGCCAGGCCACCCTGGACTACCTGCCCGCCTCCCTGGGCGTGCCCGCCCCCACCGGAGCCCGCCGCCTGCCCATCCGCTACGTGCCCTACAACGGACGCGCCGTCGTCCCCGACTGGCTGCGCACACCCCCCACCCGCCCCCGCGTCTGCCTCAGCGTGGGGAGCAGTACGACTGAGTGGTTCGGCGGGTACACGTTCTCCCTGGCCGAGGTGGTGCGCGGCCTCGGCGAACTGGACGCGGAGGTGGTCGCGACCCTGCCCCCCGAGGAGGAGGCCGCACTCGGCGCGGTCCCGGACAACGTGCGGCTGGTGGGGTACGCCCCCCTGCACGTCCTGGCCCCCACCTGCGACGTCATGATCACCCACGCGGGGCCGGGGACCCTGTGCTCCGGGCTCTCCCACGGCGTCCCCCAGCTCCTCGTCCCCGGCCCCCGCCTCGACGCCCCCCTGCTCGCACGGCTGGTGGAGCGGGAGGGGGCCGGGCTGGTGGTGCCGTCGGGCGAGGCGGGGGCCGACAGCGTCCGCGACGCGACCCGGCGCCTGCTGGAGGACCCCTCCCACGCCGAGGCGGCGCGGCGCCTGCGCGGGGAGATGGCCGCCATGCCCTCGCCCGCGGAGGCGGTGCGCGGCCTGCCCCGCGTCCTGGAGGGTCTGGGCGCCTCCGTCTGA
- a CDS encoding aldo/keto reductase, which produces MQYTRLGRTALEVSRLCLGTLNFGVNTPRDESFAMMDRALSHGVNFFDTANHYGWQVHKGMTEELIGEWFGRGGGRRERSIVATKVFNPMSDWPNDRGLSARHIIASCEGSLRRLGTDWIDLFQMHHVDRNAPWEEVWQAMEILVHQGKVRYVGSSNFAGWHLAAAQEAANRRNFLGLVSEQCAYNLVTRHVELEVLPAAQAYGIGVLTWSPLHGGLLGGAIRKLREGTAVKTVKSRAMQALEERRETIAAYEDLCDEIGRDPAELSIAWVLSRPEVHSTIVGPRTLEQFDGALRALETGLGEGDGERIDALFPPVGKGGPAPEAWSW; this is translated from the coding sequence ATGCAGTACACACGCCTTGGCCGGACCGCTCTTGAGGTCAGCCGGCTCTGCCTGGGAACGCTGAATTTCGGCGTGAACACCCCGAGGGACGAGAGTTTCGCGATGATGGACAGGGCCCTCTCCCACGGCGTCAACTTCTTCGACACCGCCAACCACTACGGATGGCAGGTCCACAAGGGCATGACCGAGGAGCTCATCGGCGAGTGGTTCGGCAGGGGCGGCGGACGTCGCGAACGCTCCATCGTGGCCACCAAGGTCTTCAACCCGATGAGCGACTGGCCCAACGACCGCGGCCTGTCGGCCCGCCACATCATCGCCTCGTGCGAGGGGTCCCTGCGGCGGCTGGGCACCGACTGGATCGACCTCTTCCAGATGCACCACGTGGACCGCAACGCGCCGTGGGAGGAGGTCTGGCAGGCGATGGAGATCCTGGTCCACCAGGGCAAGGTCCGCTACGTCGGCTCCTCCAACTTCGCGGGCTGGCACCTGGCGGCGGCGCAGGAGGCCGCCAACCGCAGGAACTTCCTCGGCCTGGTCTCCGAGCAGTGCGCCTACAACCTGGTGACGCGCCACGTGGAGCTGGAGGTGCTCCCCGCGGCGCAGGCGTACGGCATCGGGGTCCTGACCTGGTCGCCCCTGCACGGCGGCCTGCTCGGCGGCGCCATCCGCAAGCTGCGCGAGGGCACCGCGGTCAAGACGGTCAAGAGCCGGGCGATGCAGGCGCTGGAGGAGCGGCGCGAGACGATCGCCGCCTACGAGGACCTGTGCGACGAGATCGGCAGGGACCCCGCCGAACTGTCCATCGCCTGGGTCCTGTCACGCCCGGAGGTGCACTCGACGATCGTCGGGCCGCGCACCCTGGAGCAGTTCGACGGGGCGCTGCGGGCCCTGGAGACGGGGCTCGGCGAGGGGGACGGCGAACGGATCGACGCCCTGTTCCCCCCGGTCGGCAAGGGCGGCCCCGCCCCCGAGGCGTGGTCCTGGTGA
- a CDS encoding phosphopantetheine-binding protein, with amino-acid sequence MTKDASEQEVRELLLLFVRDRFLDGDPHGELTEDSPLREWGVLTSLNTAVLMNHIHTGLGVRIRAERIDPRAFTDVRSIAAMLCAGRAGEA; translated from the coding sequence GTGACGAAGGACGCCAGCGAGCAGGAGGTGCGGGAACTCCTCCTGCTCTTCGTCCGCGACCGGTTCCTGGACGGCGACCCCCACGGCGAGCTGACCGAGGACTCACCGCTGCGGGAGTGGGGTGTGCTCACCTCCCTCAACACCGCCGTCCTGATGAACCACATCCACACCGGCCTGGGCGTGCGGATCCGGGCCGAGAGGATCGACCCCCGCGCGTTCACCGACGTCCGCAGCATCGCGGCGATGCTGTGCGCCGGGAGGGCCGGGGAGGCCTGA
- a CDS encoding amino acid adenylation domain-containing protein: protein MNLQDLVRRSAREAPERTALRCGGRELTYAELDAEADAMAADLAALGAGPGERVLVWAEKGLRAVAASQAVLRTGAVHVPASGAMPPDHVLRIAGDCRPRVVCAAAADLERLRGRLGADTAFLDIDAPPARSGPVPACTAPADAPAYVLYTSGSTGRPKGVTVSHAGALAFVEWARGELDAGPGDRFANHASLTFDLSVLDLYTAFSAGASVTLIPEGYSFAPDLLVDLVHSEGVTVWYSVPSALVLMIRDGGLADRPPPPALRAVLFAGEALPPEYARRLAEWSPARLLNLYGPTETNACTFHEVVPADLEDGRPLPIGRATAGNRVWVRADTGGPAAPGEAGELVVDGPTVMLGYWGAPPVEGPYATGDLARVREDGVFEFLGRRDHMAKVRGYRVEPGAVEAALERSPDVEEAAVVVTGSGVTAAITAFAVLRRGARLGVLGLKRHASRHLPAYMIPDAVRFTEALPRTPNGKTDRLELARWARAPERRENT from the coding sequence GTGAACCTCCAGGACCTGGTCCGCCGGTCCGCGCGCGAGGCGCCCGAGCGCACCGCGCTGCGCTGCGGGGGCCGGGAGCTGACCTACGCGGAGCTGGACGCGGAGGCCGACGCCATGGCCGCCGACCTGGCGGCGCTGGGCGCGGGCCCCGGCGAGCGCGTCCTGGTCTGGGCGGAGAAGGGCCTGCGCGCCGTCGCCGCGTCCCAGGCGGTGCTCCGGACGGGGGCCGTCCATGTTCCGGCCAGCGGCGCCATGCCGCCGGACCACGTCCTACGGATCGCCGGGGACTGCCGACCGCGTGTGGTCTGCGCCGCCGCCGCGGACCTGGAGCGGTTGCGCGGACGCCTCGGCGCGGACACGGCGTTCCTCGACATCGACGCCCCTCCGGCGCGGAGCGGGCCGGTCCCCGCCTGCACCGCGCCCGCGGACGCGCCCGCCTACGTGCTCTACACCTCGGGGTCCACCGGCAGGCCCAAGGGTGTGACGGTGAGCCACGCGGGCGCCCTGGCCTTCGTGGAGTGGGCCCGCGGGGAGCTGGACGCGGGGCCGGGGGACCGCTTCGCCAACCACGCCTCGCTCACCTTCGACCTGTCGGTCCTGGACCTGTACACCGCCTTCAGCGCGGGGGCGTCGGTCACGCTGATCCCCGAGGGGTACTCCTTCGCGCCCGACCTGCTCGTGGACCTCGTCCACAGCGAGGGCGTGACCGTCTGGTACTCCGTGCCCTCGGCGCTGGTGCTGATGATCCGCGACGGCGGGCTCGCCGACCGGCCCCCGCCTCCGGCCCTGCGCGCCGTGCTCTTCGCCGGGGAGGCGCTCCCTCCGGAGTACGCCCGGCGCCTGGCGGAGTGGAGCCCCGCACGGCTGCTCAACCTGTACGGACCCACCGAGACCAACGCGTGCACCTTCCACGAGGTGGTGCCCGCCGACCTGGAGGACGGGAGGCCGCTGCCCATCGGCCGGGCCACCGCGGGCAACCGCGTCTGGGTGCGCGCGGACACGGGCGGACCCGCGGCTCCGGGCGAGGCCGGAGAACTGGTGGTGGACGGTCCCACGGTGATGCTCGGCTACTGGGGGGCGCCGCCCGTGGAGGGCCCCTACGCCACGGGCGACCTGGCACGCGTGCGCGAGGACGGCGTGTTCGAGTTCCTGGGGCGCCGCGACCACATGGCCAAGGTCCGCGGGTACCGCGTCGAGCCGGGGGCGGTGGAGGCGGCGCTGGAGCGCAGCCCGGACGTCGAGGAGGCGGCCGTCGTGGTGACCGGGAGCGGGGTCACGGCGGCCATCACGGCGTTCGCCGTCCTGAGGAGGGGCGCCCGGCTGGGAGTGCTGGGGCTCAAGCGCCACGCCTCGCGGCACCTGCCCGCCTACATGATCCCGGACGCGGTGCGCTTCACCGAGGCGCTGCCGCGCACACCCAACGGCAAGACCGACAGACTGGAGCTCGCCCGGTGGGCGCGTGCTCCGGAGCGGAGGGAGAACACGTGA
- a CDS encoding acyl-CoA dehydrogenase family protein yields MDFDPTPEQRERGERVAALVRDRLGGAPPREHDQPLTREEWRTAAEAGLTGACLPASVGGGGLGALDTALALEALGSACPDAGLPFAVAAHLLACGVPMSEFGRGPEVTDLLRGMAGGELVAGNAATEEGAGSDVNAMATTARPEDGGYVLDGTKSFVSNAAEADVLVAYAVTDPSAGFFGVTAFAVPRGTAGVTVGPTLRKAGLHACAAAPVTFSGCRVPASLRLGAEGQGNAVFQFSMAWERACLPAIYLGAMEDQMGRVAAHVRGRRQFGRPISEFQAVSHRVAAMRQRLEGARLLLYRACWLLDRARPEADTAVSLAKVAVTEAAVANGLDAVQLFGSSGYLVGTGMEQRLRDALPGTLVSGTSEIQREIIARGEGL; encoded by the coding sequence GTGGACTTCGACCCGACCCCCGAGCAGCGGGAGAGGGGTGAGCGCGTCGCCGCGCTCGTCCGGGACCGCCTCGGCGGGGCCCCGCCCCGCGAACACGACCAGCCGCTGACCCGCGAGGAGTGGCGGACCGCGGCCGAGGCCGGACTGACCGGTGCGTGCCTGCCCGCCTCCGTGGGCGGCGGCGGGCTCGGCGCGCTCGACACCGCCCTCGCCCTGGAAGCCCTCGGTTCGGCCTGCCCCGACGCCGGTCTGCCCTTCGCGGTGGCCGCCCACCTGCTGGCCTGCGGCGTCCCCATGAGCGAGTTCGGCCGCGGCCCGGAGGTCACCGACCTGCTCCGGGGCATGGCCGGCGGGGAACTGGTCGCGGGCAACGCCGCGACCGAGGAGGGCGCGGGCTCCGACGTCAACGCCATGGCGACCACGGCCCGGCCGGAGGACGGGGGCTACGTGCTCGACGGGACCAAGTCCTTCGTGAGCAACGCGGCCGAGGCCGACGTCCTGGTCGCCTACGCGGTCACCGACCCGTCGGCGGGCTTCTTCGGCGTCACCGCGTTCGCCGTGCCGCGCGGCACGGCCGGGGTCACCGTCGGCCCGACACTGCGCAAGGCGGGACTGCACGCCTGCGCGGCGGCGCCGGTGACCTTCTCCGGCTGCCGCGTGCCCGCCTCGCTCAGGCTGGGCGCCGAGGGGCAGGGGAACGCGGTCTTCCAGTTCTCCATGGCCTGGGAGCGGGCCTGCCTCCCGGCGATCTACCTGGGCGCCATGGAGGACCAGATGGGCAGGGTCGCGGCGCACGTGCGCGGCCGCAGGCAGTTCGGGCGGCCGATCAGCGAGTTCCAGGCGGTCTCGCACCGGGTGGCCGCGATGCGCCAGAGGCTGGAGGGCGCCCGCCTCCTGCTCTACCGCGCCTGCTGGCTGCTCGACCGGGCCAGGCCGGAGGCCGACACCGCCGTCTCCCTGGCCAAGGTCGCGGTCACCGAGGCGGCCGTGGCCAACGGGCTCGACGCCGTGCAGCTCTTCGGCTCCTCCGGCTACCTCGTCGGCACGGGGATGGAGCAGCGGCTGCGCGACGCCCTGCCCGGCACCCTCGTCTCGGGCACGAGCGAGATCCAGCGCGAGATCATCGCCCGGGGGGAGGGCCTGTGA